CCGGGGCCGATTTTTTCGTCATCAACGTCCCACTTTTGAGCGGACACGGCACCATCGCCCTCTTGGCCTTTCTGGGAGGGGTATCGGCCGCCGCCGGGATGGTTATGGTGGAATCGGTCGCCATATCCACCATGCTGCTCAACAATATCTTCATGCCGGTCATCGTTCGCTTCACCCCCCAACCCTGGTTTCCCTATCTGCTGATCAACCTGAAACGGCTCGGCATCATTCTGGTGATCTTCCTGGGGTATTTCTACTACCGGATCGCGGGCGACTCCTACATGCTGGTCAATATGGGGCTGATCTCCTTCTCGGCCGCCTGCCAGTTTCTGCCGGTCATGCTGGGGGGCCTCTATTGGAGGCGCGGCAACAAAACCGGCGCCATTACCGGTATCCTGTTCGGCTTTCTGACCTGGGCCTATACCTTGCTGCTCCCTTCGCTCGGCAAACCCGGCTGGCTTGGGATGGAACTGTTCACGAAAGGCCCTTTCGGCATCGGACTCCTCAAGCCGACCGAACTGTTCGGCCTCAGCAACATGGACCTGTGGAGCCACTCCCTGTTCTGGAGCATGCTGTTCAACGTGGGCGCATATATCTTCTGCTCGATCCTGTTGCGCCAGGACGAGTCGGAGCGCGAGCAGGTCCGGCGCTTCATCGGTAGCTACGAGCAGGAGCGCGCCTACTATCCGGCAGAGACCAAGCGTCTCTCCAAGCCGGTTACCATCGGCCAGTTCGTCAATCTGATGGCCAAGTTCATCGGAGAGGCGGATGCGCACCGAGCCATCAGCAGCCACCTGGGCGACCGGGAGATGGACGCGGACGGCAATGTTCCCGAGTTCGAACTGCCCAACCTGAAGCGGTTCACCGAGAAAACCCTGGCCGGGTCGGTCGGCGCGGCCGCCGCCGGGGCCATTGTGGACAGTTTCCTTTCCGACATGGGGTCACGCATGGAATCGGTCTACGATATCTTCAGCTCCGTGCGCACCTCCCTCGACCAGAGCCGCGAAGCTCTCTACGTCCGCCTGAAGGCGTCCGAGATCATCAATCGTACCCTTGACCTCCAGATCATCATGGATGACCTGCTCAACCTGCTCTTGAAGGAATTCAAGCTTGATGTGGCCTTCATCCAACTGCGCAACGGCAACGGCACCCTGACGGTCAAGAGCTATCAGGGGAGCAACCGGCGTCCCGTGGCTCCGCGGCATTGGTTCATGGAAAGCGCTCCCTACTGGGATATGGCGCTTTTGGACCGCAAGCCGCACTTCGTCAACGACACCAGCCAGATCAGTGGGACCGTCAACCTGGAGCAGACTATTGGGGAGGGAATCGTTTCCTGCGCCTATCTCCCCATCTTCCGCGAGGGCGAACCCTCCCTGGGGGTGTTATCGGTTTTTTCCAAATCGATCACCGGCATTTTCACCGAAGAGTTCATCAGCCTGCTGTGCAGTTTGGCGGGCCAACTGGCCCAGGCGGTCACCATTGTCCGCGAGATGGAGGCCAAGGAGCGGGAACGGAATGAGAAGGAACTGGCGCTCCTGACAAGCGCGCGGGTCACGCGGGACATGGAGATCGCCCAACAGATCCAGATGTCGCTCCTGCCCGACGCCGCCCCGGAGACCTTCGGGATCGATATGGCGGGCCGCTGCATCTCGGCCGCCCATGTGGGGGGCGATTATTACGATTTTTTCAAGCGCGACGACCGCACCATCGACCTCCTGATCGCCGACGTCTCCGGGCACAGCGTCGGCGCGGCCCTGATCATGGCCGAGGTACGCACCCTGTTGCGCGCCCAGGTCAATTCCGCCCACAGCGCCAGCGCCATTCTGCAAATCCTCAACAGCCAGCTTTACGACGATCTGACCCGCTCCGAGCTGTTCATCACCATGTTCTACGCCAAGTACAACTCCGCCACCGGCCGCCTTTCCTTCGCCAATGCCGGCCACAACCGTCCCATGATCAGCCGTGACGGCGAGCACTCATGCGTCGAGTTGGACGCGGAAGGCCTGATCCTCGGCGTCAAGACCTCGGTAATATTCGAGGAGCGCAGTTTCGAGCTTAAGGCGGGGGATGTGCTGCTCTTCTATACGGACGGCCTGACCGAGGCGCGCAACGAGCGGGACGAGATGTTCGGGACCGGGCGGGTATGCTCTCTCCTGGGCACGCTGCGGCACCTGCCGGCCAGGGAGATTATCGATGCGTTCTACGCGGCGGTCAGGGGCTTCACCGCTTCGGAAACATTCCAGGATGATATCTCCCTGGTCGTGCTCAAAATCCTGTAGAATCACCGCACCGTTCCCCGGCCTCGGCGCTCTGAGGGGGACACATAACGAAAGGAGTTACCCATGCAGTTGAAAATCGAAGAGAACGGAGCCGTCAGGGTCATCTACGTAAAGGAGGAACGCCTTGACGCCCACAACTCCGACGAGCTCAAGGCCGAACTGAACCGGCTGTTCGATAACGGGGCCAAAGACCTGTTGATCGACCTCAAGGAGGTACGTTTCATCGACAGTTCCGGGTTGGGGGTGCTGGTATCAGGATTCAAGAATGCATCCGCGCGCCAGGGGAGCCTCAAGCTTTCCGCGCTCCAGAGCCAGGTCAAGTCGATGTTCGAACTGACCCGCCTGCACCGGGTATTCGACATATTCCCGACGGTGGACGATGCGCTGGAGAGCTACTGACCGAGCCATCATTCACGTACCTGCAGTTTTCTCACACGCGAGGTTGTCATGAAGAACACCATCGACATAGAGATCGTTGTTCCCAACCAGACCCGTTACCTGAGCATGATCGGCAAAATCGGCGAAAATGTGGTGCGGGAGCTGGACCGCTTCAAAGGGGACCGGGAGGCCTTGGCGCACCACCTCAACGTGGTGCTGACCGAGGCCATGGTAAACGCCATCAAACACGCCAATGCCGCCGACCCCAGCAAGGAAATCCAGATACGCATCAGCGTCTCCGATCAGGAGATCTGCATCAAGGTCTACGACAGCGGGCAGGGTTTCGACCTCACGAGCGTACCCGATCCCAAGTTTGAAGCGGACCAGCTCGGCGAAAAGGGGCGCGGCATCTTCATCATCCGCTCTTTGATGGATTCCGTGGAGTACAAAAAGGCCGACGGAGGCAATGTCCTGGAGATGAAAAAATCCCTTGGCTAAAAAGGACGCGCCTCAACGCCCCATTCATTCAATTCCGTCAGCACGTTGCCAATCATTTTTTCAAGTTGTGCAGTAATGTTTTGGGAGAGTTCCGCTCCCATCTCGATACTGGCGGGCTGAATCCCGACCAGTACCATCTCACGGGGAGCATGCCCCAGCAACTCCGCCACGGCGAGAAGATCCTTGAGCCCCATCTGGTGAGGAGAAACCTTGGTTTGCAGAGCAATCGGCAACTCCTTGCCCGACAGCCGCACCAGCGTTCCCGGTTTGCCCCCCGTTTCGACCGCATCCACCACCAAGAGCCGCCCGATCCCTTCCAGCATGGGCAAAAGATCCAACCCCAGGGTGCCCCCGTCCATGATCTCCACTTGGGGCGGGAAGCGGTAGCGTTTCTGGAGTTCCTGGACCACCCGCACGCCTACCCCGTCGTCGCACATCACCAGATTGCCGATGCCGAGCACCAGGATAGCTGGGGCTTGGGCTTGACCGTCATGCAAAATCATGCACCCCTCCGCTGCGGAAAATGGACGCGCCCCCTGTGGCCCGGCTGAACCTAAAATATCCCCAGAATCCGTGACGCCGGAATACCTGAGCTGCCGGAAGAGCCGGAGCCCGCACGCCGTCCGTGCAGCACCAAGCCACTCACCACGCTGGGCCGCCGCCGGACGGTCGGCCATCTGCATCCCCGCAGAGGCAGAGGCATTCCGGACAAGCGGAGGCATGGAGGCGTCACGGATTCTGGGGATACACTAATCCTCTTTCTTCACCGTGAACTTGTAACCGCAGAACATGCTGGAAATCTCGCTGCCGTGCTCCTTGATGTCCATCAACCAGGCGCTGTAGATATGGTTGATGACGAAACCGACGATCAGCCACATGCCGAAATGATGGGTGAGCCGCATCCCCTGGTCGCTGAACAGGGCATACATGAAACCGAGCGCCCGGTGCATCGGCGAGGCGGGGGCGTGTTCGGCATACAACGCAAAGCCGGTCAGGATCATGGTGGAGTAGATGCAGAACAGGGCGATATAGGCGGTGGTCGCCAGGGGGTTGTGTCCAACGGTCTCGGGCACATCCTTGTCGATCAGCAGGTAGTAGCGCAGCATCCTGAGCAATTTATGACGCCCCCTGGCGGTGGCGAGCGGGAAAAACTCTTTCCACCCCGAGTACTTGTTGCCGATGAACGACCAGATCACCCGGGAGATCACGCTGACGGCAAACAGGTAGGCCGCGGCAAAATGGATGAAACGAATCCAGCCCATCGTAAAATCGGATGCCGAACGGCCGAACGAGAAGGGGGTGCCGATGAAGAAGCCGGTCACCGACAGCACGACGATGCAGATCACGTTGATCCAGTGGCACCAGCGCACCGGCAATTCCCAGATGTAGTTCTTGAATTTGCACTGTTCGCTCATAACCGGCCCCCCTTCTAGGAAACCTTCACTCTGATCACTTCATTTCCGGCGGTATCCACCACATGAACGGCGCAGGCCAGGCACGGGTCAAAGGAGTGGACGGTGCGCAGGATCTCCAGCGGTTTGGCGGGGTCGGCCACTGGTGTTCCGATCAGGGCCGCCTCGTAGGGGCCGCGCTGCCCCCGGGCATCCCGGGGGGACGCGTTCCAGGTGGAGGGGACAACCGCCTGGTAGTTGAGGATCTTCTGGTCCCTGATCTTGATCCAGTGCCCCAGGGCGCCGCGCGGCGCCTCGTGCCAACCGTAGCCGCTGGCCTCGGCGGGCCATTCGCCGGGGTCCCACTTCTCGTTGGCGTGGATGCGGTAATCGCCCTTGGCGATATTGGCGATCAGCTCGTCCAGCCATTTCGGAGTCTGGCGGGCGACCAGCAGGCAATCGATGCCGCGGGCGCCGGTCCTCCCCAGGGTGGAAAAGAGCGCCTCGGGGCCGACTCCCAGCTTGTTCAACACCATATCCACCGCCGCCTTGGCCTCCTTGTGGCCGGAGGCATACGCTACCAGCACCCGGGCCAAGGGTCCTACCTCCATGGCCTTTTCATCGTAGCGGGGCGCCTTGACCCAGGAGTACTTTTTGTCCGTATCCAGGTATTCGTAGGGGGGCTTGGGGCCGCTGTAGCGCGCCTCGGATTCGCCGTCCCAGGGATGGAGTCCCTTTTCCGGGCCGTTCTTGTACTCGAACCAGGAGTGGTCCACGTACTCGGCCACCTTTTTCTGGTCCACCGGCAGCACCTGGGAGATGTCCTTGCCCAGGATGGCGCCCTGGGGCAACCACTGGTTGCCGGCCGCATCGGGGAATTCGCCGTAGCAGAGGAAATTGCCCACCCCGCCGCCGATAGCGGCCCACTCCTTGTAGAAAGAGGCGACCGCCAGAAGGTCCGGGATATAGACCTTTTCCACGAAGTCCTGCGCCTTCTTCAGCAGGCGTTTGATCTCCATCAGCTTGTCGGCGTTGAGGGCGTTCTGGGAGTCGGGATCGATGGGGATCGACATGCCGCCCACCAGAAAGGTCTGGGGATGGGGATTCTTGCTCCCCAGGATGGCGTGAATCCTGATAACGTCCTTCTGCCACTCCAGGGCCTCCAGATAGTGGGCCGTCGCCATCAGGTTCGCCTCGGGGGGGAGCTTGTAGGCCGGATGGCCCCAGTAGGCGTTGGCGAACGGACCGAGTCGCCCCGATGCCACGAAGGCTTTGAGCCTGTCCTGCACCGATTTGAAGTAGGTCGGGGAGTTGTTGGGCCAGTCGGAGAGAGAGGCGGCCAGGGCAGAAGTCCCGGCCGGGTCGGCCTTGAGGGCCGAGGTCACGTCCACCCAGTCCAGGGCGTGCAGGTGATAGAAATGGATAACGTGATCCTGCACATTCTGGATGCCGATGATGATATTCCTGATCAACTGGGCGTTGGGCGGGATTTTGATCCTGAGCGCATCCTCCACGGCCCGGATGGAGGCGATGGAATGCACGGTAGTGCAGACGCCGCAGAAACGCTGGGTCCAGAACCAGGCATCCCGCGGGTCGCGCCCCTGGAGGATCTTCTCGATGCCACGGAACATGGTGCTGGAACTCCAGGCATCGGTGATCCTGCCGTTATCGATCTCGGCCTCGATGCGCAGATGTCCTTCAATCCTGGTAATCGGGTCAACCACTATCTTGGCCATTGCCTATCCCTCCCTGTTTTCGTCGCTGGGTTCCTTATCTCTCCTTATGGCGTTCAGTGCGCCGTGGACGGCAAAGGCCGTTGCGGCGCCGGCCGCGAGCCCGATGCCGATCTTGTCGGCGGTCTGCTCGATACCGAAACCGGGCACGTGGGGCAGACGTTTGTACAGGGGGCCCATGGTGTCCCAGAAGGCCGGCTCCGAGCACCCGGCGCAGCCGTGGCCGCTCCCCACCGGCCAGCTAGTCTTGTCGTTGTAGCGTTGAGTGGGACAATTGTGGAACGTGGCCGGCCCCTTGCAGCCCATCCGGTAGAGGCAGAACCCCTTGCGGTGGCCGTCGTCGCCCCACTGCTCCACGTACTGGCCGGCATCGAAATGGGGGCGGCGCTCGCAGTTGTCGTGGATGCGTTTGCCATAGGCGAACAGCGGCCGGCCGTGGCCGTCCAGGGCCGGGATCTTGCCGAATACCAGATAGTGGACCACGGTGGCGGTCAGGTTGTCGGCATTGACCGGACAGCCGGGCAGGTTGATGACCGTTGCGCCGGGAACCGCCTCTTTGACGCCGACGGCCCCGGTGGGGTTGGGCACGGCAGCCGGGATGCCGCCGAAGGATGCGCAGGTGCCCACCGCGATGGTTGCCAGGGCGCCGCCGCAGACCTGGCGCGCCCGCTCAAGGTGCGACTTGCCGCCCACACAGCCATAGACGCCGCCGTCCCTCATGGGGATCGATCCCTCGACGACGCAAAGGTACTTGCCCCTGTAGTCGGCAATGGTTTTTTCCAGGGCGGCTTCCGCCTGGTGCCCGGCGGCGGCCATGATGGTCTCATGGTAGTCGACGGAGAGGATATCGAGGACGATCTCCCCCACGGTCGGGTTGGCGGAGCGCAGCAGCGCCTCCGTATCCCCGGCGCAATCCTGAAACTCCAGCCAGACCAGCGGCGGGCGCTTGACCTCGTCCAGGGCCTGGGCAACTTTGGGGGCGAAGGTGACCGGCAGGGCCATGGCAGCGGTCATGGCGGAACAGAATTTCAAAAAATCCCGTCGGGAAACCCCCCGTTCCCTGAGTATTTCTCCTACAGAGTACTCGCGCATTGCGCAATTACGTTCTAACAAACCGTTTTCAGCACCATCATCTTGACTGTTCATTCACAACCCCCTTTTTGGCTGGAGTGACCTAACATCAATCATTATGGGCATATATTGAATATATTTATTGCCATTCAGTATAATATAAAAATGTTCTATTGCAATATTTTTTGTCAATCTTTCTTGGGATGCCACAAAAAAACGGCTGCCGAAGCAGCCGTTGCACAGGGGAATTTGAAAAATCAGTTTTTGGGTTTGGTCTTTTTCTTTTGTTTGAGCGATTCCCTGAGACGCTTGGAGGCCCGCTCGATCATCAGGTGGTGACTGCCCAGGTGGGGCGATTCCGCAGCAGGCACGCGCTGGGTGTAACTACCATCCGGGTGCATGTCCCAGACCGAGCGTTGGTCGGAAAGATGAATATCGAAGATGGCCCGCAACTCCTTGGTCAACTCCGGTGACTCGACCGGACAGAGGACCTCTACACGCGCTTCAAGATTGCGTTTCATGGCGTCTGCCGAAGCGATGAAATAGTCATCCGCGCCGCCGTTTCTGAAATAGTAGAGACGCGAGTGTTCCAGGAAGCGCCCGACGACGCTCATAACCCTAATATTCTCCGAAAGCCCGGGAATGCCGGGGCGCAGCCGGCAGGTGTCGCGCACCACCAGGTCGACCTTCACCCCTGCCTGGGACGCCCGGTAGAGCGCCTTGACGATATCGCCATCTTCCAGGGCGTTCATCTTGAACTGGATCAGCCCGCCCCCTTTTTGGCGGTGCGACTCGATCTCCCGTTCAATCCCCGCCAGGAGCGCCTTTTTGAGCATCCGGGGCGCCGGTACGATCTTCTGGTAGTTACGTTTCGCCATGAAACCGGTGGTCAGGTAGTTGAACAACTCCGTCACGTCCTGGCCGATCGTCTGATCGCAGGTCAACAGTCCCAGGTCGCTGTAGATGCGCGCCGTCTCGGCATGGTAATTTCCGGTGCCGATGTGCACATACCGCCGCAGCCCGTTATAGTCCTGACGCACCACCAGAATCACCTTGCAATGGGTCTTGAGGCCAACGACGCCGTAGGTCACATGGATACCGGCCTCTTCCATCCGTTCCGCCAGGCGGATATTGGCCGCCTCGTCGAAGCGGGCCTTGAGTTCCACCACCACCGCCACCTGTTTGCCGTTCTGGGCGGCCAGCACCAGGGAATCGATGATGCGTCCCTGGATGGAGGTGCGGTAGAGGGTCATCTTGATGCCGCGTACCTTGGGGTCGGTGGCCGCTTCCCGCAGGAAGCGCTCCACCGATGTGGAGAACGACTCGTAGGGGTGTTGCAGCAGGATGGAGCCGCAGTCGCGGATGATATGGAAGATGTTGCGCGTCGCCTGCAACTGGGGGTGTTCGATGGGGTAATGGGGCTGGTCGTGCAGCCGGGCATAATCGAGGCCAGCGAGTTCGAACAGGTCGCGCAGGGCCAGAAGACCGGGCACCTCGAAGACGTCGTTTTCTTCGTCCAGCTCCAACTCGGCCGCCAGGCGACCGCGATGGACCGGATCCATGCCGGCGCCGATCTCCAGGCGCACAATCGGGGCGAACTTCCGCTCCTTCAATTCGGACTCGATCATAGCCATCAGATCGTCGGCTTCCTCCTCATCCCGTTCGGTATTGGCATTGCGGGTCACGCGGAAGATTTCGCAGCTCACGATACTCATGCCGGGAAAGAGCGTGTCCAGGTTGTTCATCATCACGTCTTCCAGGCAGACGAAATGGTCCCCCTTCCCCACCCTTATAAAACGGGGTGTTCCCAGGCCGACCGGCACCTTGACCCGCGCCAGGGACACCTCCCGCGCCCTGGGGTAGCGCAGGGTCACCAGCAGGTTGAGGGACAGGTTGGAAATGAACGGGAATGGGTGGGCCGGGTCGATGGACTGGGGGGTCAGCAGGGGAAAGATGTTGGTATAGTAGTGCTCCCGCAATGTCTTCTTTTCCTTGGCGGTAAGTTCGTTGTAGGATTCTACGGCGATGCCCTTTTCCTCCAGCAGGGAGCAGAGGTGGCGGAAAAGCTGATCCTTGCGGGCCTCAAGACTGCGAATGACAAGGTGGCACTCCTGAACCTGCTGGTGCGGTGTACGGCCATCCAGGGTCAGCTCCCGCATGCCGGCGCCGATCTGCTGCTTAAGGCCACCGATGCGCTTCATGAAAAATTCGTCCAGATTTGAACTGACAATGGCGATGAACTTCAGGCGCTCGAGCAGGGGCGTCCGGCTGTCCTCGGCTTCGTGCAGTACCCGCTGGTTAAATTCCAGCCACGTCAACTCCCGGTTGAGATACCACTCGCTGTCGTTCAGATCGAATTCGGGAGCAGCCGGAGTTTCCTCAACGGCCACAGGCGGCTTCCGTTTCGTCGCCTTGGCCTTGGGGGGCTTTGCCGGTGTTGGGTCTACCTTGTCCACCTTGCCTCGCTTGGTCTTTTTCTGGGCTTGTTTCTTGGTACGGGGGGATGCTGTCACCGTGGTCTCCAGGGTGCGGATTTGTTCTACCTGATAGATGTTACATTATTATGGCACCGTAGCAACAAGCATGGAACAGATTTGCGTCTACAGCACTGTTGTGGTACACCTGATCACCTATGAAACGACTCAACACTCCGCAGCAACAGGCTGTCAACCACACCGAGGGCGCCCTGCTGATCCTGGCCGGGGCCGGTTCCGGAAAGACCCAGGTCATCACAAGCCGCATCGTTCACCTGCTCAAGGATAAGCGCATCCCCGCCGACAACATCCTGGCGGTGACCTTCACCAACAAGGCCGCCCGGGAGATGAAGGAGCGCGTCGGCGCCATGGCCGGCAGAATGGCGGACGGGATCATCATCTCTACCTTCCATTCCCTGGGGGTGCGCATCCTGCGCCGCGATATCCGGGCGCTGGGCTTCAAGCCCAACTTTTCGATCTACTCCACGTCGGACCAGGCCGGCGTACTGCGGCAGGCCATGCGGGAGCGGGACATCGACCCGAAGCAATGCGACCCGGACCTGATGCTCTGGAAGATCTCCGGCCTCAAAAACCGTCTCATCACCCCTGCCGAATTCAAACCGGCCCACGACGACAAGCTCGAACTGGCCACGGCCGCAGTCTACCCTCGCTACCAGGAACTGCTCAAGGGGTTCAACGCCATCGATTTCGACGACATTATCATGCTTTCGGTCAGGCTGCTGCAATCCAACGCCGCTATCCTGGGGCACTGGCAGGAGCGTTTCCGCTACATCATGGTGGATGAGTATCAGGATACCAACGCCTCACAGTACCTGCTGATCTCGCTTCTGGCTCAGAAACACGGCAACATCTGCGTGGTGGGGGACGACGACCAGTCCATCTACGGCTGGCGCGGGGCCGAGGTGCAGAACATCCTCAATTTCGGAGACGACTATCCGGGCTGCCGGGTGATCAAGCTGGAGCAGAACTACCGTTCCACCAGCTCGATCCTGGATGCGGCCAACAGCGTCATCAGGAACAACCCGGTCCGTACCGACAAGGCCCTCTGGACGGCCGGCGGCCAGGGGCGCGGGATCGACCTGATCGTTGCGGCCGACGAAGAGGAAGAGGCCGCCAGGGTGGCTGACAGCATGATGCTGGAGCAGTTCCGCGGCAAACTCCCGTGGTCCGATTTTGCCGTACTCTACCGATCCAACGCCCAGAGCCGGGCCTTCGAGGAAAAATTGCGCCTGGAGCGCATCCCCTATATCGTGGTGGGGGGACAGCAGTTCTACGAACGCAAGGAGGTCAAAGACGCCGTGGCCTACCTGCGGGTCATCGACAACCCGGGCGACGAGGCATCCCTGCTGCGCATCATCAACTTCCCCCGCCGGGGCATCGGCGACAACACCCTTTTGCACCTCAACCAGTGGTCCCTGGCGCACAACGTTCCCCTGTTCGAGGCCTTGGGCCGGGTGGCGGAGATCGCCGACATCTCGGAGTCGTCGAAAAAAGCGGTAGGGGCCTTCCACCGGATGATGACGGAGGTTATTGCCGGTTTCGGCCGCACCGACCTGGGGGCCCAGGTCAACGCCCTTTTCAACCGCCTGCGCATCGAGGACGAATTGTACCGCACCCTGAACGACGCTTCCCAGGCCCGCAAGCGGATCGAGAATATCGAACAGGTGGTCAACTCCCTGGCCATATTCGAGGCCCAAACCCCCAGGGCCACCCTGTCGGCGTTTCTCGAGAGGATCTCGCTGATGGACGAGGAAAAATCGGAGGACGACAAGGAGCACGGCCACGACGCCGTCACACTCATGTCGCTGCACTCCAGCAAAGGGCTGGAATTCAACCATGTTTACCTGGTGGGGTTGGAGGAGGAATTGCTCCCCCACAAGCGTTCCATTGAGGAGGACCCGGCCTGTGCCGAGGAACGGCGGCTGTGCTACGTGGGCATCACCCGCGCCCGCCAGCACCTGACCATCTCCCGCTGCCGGACCCGCAGGAAGTACGGCAGCATCGAAGAACGCAAGCCGAGCCGTTTTTTGGCAGAGATACCGGAGCACCTGCTGCTTGATGCGTCAACCGATGGCGGCGAGGCCGCGGAGGGGGAACCGGTGGATCTGGCGGCAGCCTTCTTTGCCCAGATGCTGGGGGAGTGACCTGAATCGGAGCGGCTTCTCACTCGCTCACAGGGGCACAGAGGACACCCAAAATCAAAGGCTTATAGCGGTAAAACAAAATCTTGTATTTTATTCTAAGTCGTTAGTCTTCCTGATTTTCTCTGTGCATCTGTGAGCTCTGTGAGAGATTGCCTTTACCCCGCCGTGATCACCAGGAACCGGTCATCGAAATAACGTTCCAGCAGCGGACGCACATCATGCCATGACAGCCCCCCTCCCCCGCAACCGGGTCGCGGCACCACGATCATCTTCCAACCAGCCGTATCGGCAAGCGCGGCCAATTCACGGGCGGACTGTTCGATCAACCCCAGGTCGGGGACGGCATAGGGCGACTGCTCCACCGGGAAACTCACCAAATTGCCGCCCAGGTGATGCACATGGTTGCCGTCCTCTGCGATGCAGGCGCCAAGCCTTCCGGGAAACCAGGGAAAGAGCCGCGCAGCCTGGGCAGCCACCCCTCGTCCCATGACAGCCTTGCCGTTTTTCGCCACCTCCCCGTTGGTAGTAATGGCAACAATGGCGGTTTTTTGATAATCCCAGATATTGCCGTGGATCTCACGCATCGGAGTTTACCTCGAAAAAAACCCGCGGCTGGTGACAGCGCGGGCTGTAGTAACGGTCAGTAGAGTTTGTGGATGAAGTTGGCGATTTCCTCACCCTCGTCCGTTGCCTGGATCGGCATGACCCCCCTGATGCGGCCCAATCCGCCCCCCTCGCCGCCGGAGCGGGTATCGCTGAAGGTTGCCAGTTCCTTGCCGGTTTTGGCGTCAACCAGACGGCCCGAGACCGAGATATTGGTCTTGCCGCTCTCCGGGGCCATCCATCCCAGGAAAAACTTGGCCGCACCGATGCCGCCGTTGAACTTGGTAAATTTACCCTCCACGATTATGGCCTTGCCCTTTGGCGTGCCGCCGGCAAGCACGTTTTTGAACTTCCCTTCCTTTTTCAGGTACTTGACAAGGCTTTCTTTCAGGTTCTTTACGAGGGTCGGCTTGATTTCCTCCACGATCTTCTTTTCCTCGTCGTCGAGATTGGCCAATTCAGCCCCCTCGGTGGCAAAGGCCTTGACGACTATCGTGTCGTAGGCGGACAGGCGCTCGCTGGTAAAAATAGATTCCTTGCCCAAAACATCGGGACTGGGCAGCGTATCCCTGGCAAACACCGTGAATGCGCCGCACAGCAAAAAAACGACAAGCAAAGAAACTTTTTTCATAATCCCCCCCATTTAATTGTTACAATTGACTATAGCAACACAGGTGTCATTGTCAATCATAAAGTTGCATTATTTCGAATAGTTACGAATTAGCCATCCCCAACTCCCATCCAGACGCACAAAAGGTGCCCCATGGCAAATACAAGGCTTGATACATCCGCATACATCGCCCGGCTCAGGGCGCTGGACAAGAACGCACTCCCGCCTGACGGCGGCCAGGGCTTCAATCGCCTGATTTTTGCCCGCAGCCCCTATCTGCTGCAGCACGCCGAAAACCCGGTGGCATGGTATGAATGGGGCGATGCAGCCTTTGAGAAGGCCCGTGGCGAAAACCGGCCGGTATTGCTCTCCATCGGCTACGCCACCTGCCACTGGTGCCATGTCATGGCCCATGAGTCCTTTGAGGACGAGCAGGTTGCCGCGCTGTTGAACAGCCACTTCGTCTGTATCAAGGTGGACCGGGAGGAGCGCCCGGATATCGACGATTTTTACATGGCCGTGTCCCAGGTGTTGACCGGCAGCGGCGGGTGGCCGCTGAACATCTTCATGACGCCGGACAAACGCCCCTTCATGGCCGTCACCTACCTGCCCCGACAGGGACGCGGGGGGCAGAGCGGC
The genomic region above belongs to Oryzomonas sagensis and contains:
- a CDS encoding nickel-dependent hydrogenase large subunit codes for the protein MAKIVVDPITRIEGHLRIEAEIDNGRITDAWSSSTMFRGIEKILQGRDPRDAWFWTQRFCGVCTTVHSIASIRAVEDALRIKIPPNAQLIRNIIIGIQNVQDHVIHFYHLHALDWVDVTSALKADPAGTSALAASLSDWPNNSPTYFKSVQDRLKAFVASGRLGPFANAYWGHPAYKLPPEANLMATAHYLEALEWQKDVIRIHAILGSKNPHPQTFLVGGMSIPIDPDSQNALNADKLMEIKRLLKKAQDFVEKVYIPDLLAVASFYKEWAAIGGGVGNFLCYGEFPDAAGNQWLPQGAILGKDISQVLPVDQKKVAEYVDHSWFEYKNGPEKGLHPWDGESEARYSGPKPPYEYLDTDKKYSWVKAPRYDEKAMEVGPLARVLVAYASGHKEAKAAVDMVLNKLGVGPEALFSTLGRTGARGIDCLLVARQTPKWLDELIANIAKGDYRIHANEKWDPGEWPAEASGYGWHEAPRGALGHWIKIRDQKILNYQAVVPSTWNASPRDARGQRGPYEAALIGTPVADPAKPLEILRTVHSFDPCLACAVHVVDTAGNEVIRVKVS
- a CDS encoding hydrogenase small subunit, which produces MKFCSAMTAAMALPVTFAPKVAQALDEVKRPPLVWLEFQDCAGDTEALLRSANPTVGEIVLDILSVDYHETIMAAAGHQAEAALEKTIADYRGKYLCVVEGSIPMRDGGVYGCVGGKSHLERARQVCGGALATIAVGTCASFGGIPAAVPNPTGAVGVKEAVPGATVINLPGCPVNADNLTATVVHYLVFGKIPALDGHGRPLFAYGKRIHDNCERRPHFDAGQYVEQWGDDGHRKGFCLYRMGCKGPATFHNCPTQRYNDKTSWPVGSGHGCAGCSEPAFWDTMGPLYKRLPHVPGFGIEQTADKIGIGLAAGAATAFAVHGALNAIRRDKEPSDENREG
- the ppk1 gene encoding polyphosphate kinase 1, which gives rise to MAVEETPAAPEFDLNDSEWYLNRELTWLEFNQRVLHEAEDSRTPLLERLKFIAIVSSNLDEFFMKRIGGLKQQIGAGMRELTLDGRTPHQQVQECHLVIRSLEARKDQLFRHLCSLLEEKGIAVESYNELTAKEKKTLREHYYTNIFPLLTPQSIDPAHPFPFISNLSLNLLVTLRYPRAREVSLARVKVPVGLGTPRFIRVGKGDHFVCLEDVMMNNLDTLFPGMSIVSCEIFRVTRNANTERDEEEADDLMAMIESELKERKFAPIVRLEIGAGMDPVHRGRLAAELELDEENDVFEVPGLLALRDLFELAGLDYARLHDQPHYPIEHPQLQATRNIFHIIRDCGSILLQHPYESFSTSVERFLREAATDPKVRGIKMTLYRTSIQGRIIDSLVLAAQNGKQVAVVVELKARFDEAANIRLAERMEEAGIHVTYGVVGLKTHCKVILVVRQDYNGLRRYVHIGTGNYHAETARIYSDLGLLTCDQTIGQDVTELFNYLTTGFMAKRNYQKIVPAPRMLKKALLAGIEREIESHRQKGGGLIQFKMNALEDGDIVKALYRASQAGVKVDLVVRDTCRLRPGIPGLSENIRVMSVVGRFLEHSRLYYFRNGGADDYFIASADAMKRNLEARVEVLCPVESPELTKELRAIFDIHLSDQRSVWDMHPDGSYTQRVPAAESPHLGSHHLMIERASKRLRESLKQKKKTKPKN